TGACCCGCGCCAAGGCCGCCCTCAACATGATCATGATGAGCTTTATCTCGGCGGGGATTGTTGGCGTGGTCTGGGTCCTGTGGGGCTACTCAATGACCACCGGCGACGGCGTCCTGGGCCTCTTCGGCAATCCCTTCACCAGCTTCGGCCTGCAGAACCTCATGGGTTCACCGGACCTCCTCAAGGCCGGGTACAGCGCGACGTTCGCCATCATCACGGTTGCCCTGATCAGCGGCGCCATCGCCGACCGCGCCAAGTTCGGGGCCTGGGCCCTGTTCGTGCCGGTGTGGATTACGGTGATCTACTGCCCGCTCGCCTACATGATCTGGGGTGGCGGGCTGATGAGCGCAGGGGGCGCCGTCACGCAAATCTTCGGCCAGGTCATCGATTTTGCCGGCGGTGCCGTGGTGGAAATCAGTTCGGGAACGGCCGCCCTGGTGCTGGCCGTGATTGTTGGCCAGCGGCACGGGTTCGCGAAGGACCCCAACCACCGCCCCCACAACCTGCCTTTCATCATGCTGGGTGCCGCGATTCTGTGGTTCGGCTGGTTTGGCTTCAACGGCGGGGCCGCCACCAGCGTCGAACAGGCCGGCCTCATTTGGATCAACACCCTGGTGGCACCCGCGGCCGCCATGCTCAGCTGGCTGGTCACGGAGAAGGTCCGCCACGGACACCCCACATCCCTGGGCGCAGCCTCCGGCGTGGTTGCCGGCCTGGTAGCCATCACCCCTTCATGCGCCAACATCAGCCCGGTGGCCGCTATCGGCCTGGGCCTGGTGGCGCGGCCTGCTGCGTATTCGTGGACCTCAAATACCGCTTTGGCCTCGACGACTCCCTGGACGTTGTGGGTGTCCACCTGGGTGCCCTCATCGGCACCCTGTCCCTTGGCTTCATCGCCCTTCCCGTGAACGGCCAGGGCGGCGGCCTCTTCTACGGCGGCGGAGTCCAGCAGCTCATTGCCCAGACAGCCGCCGTCGTCATCACCCTGCTGTTGTCCGGTGTTGGCACCGCGGTCATTGCCCGGACCATCAACAAGACGGTGGGCTTCCGGGTCAGCCACGAGGCCGAGACCGCCGGCGTGGACCTGGCCGAGCACGCCGAGACTGCCTACGCATTCGGTGAGATCGGAGCAGGATTCAATCCCCTGCGCCACGCCGCGGCCCACATCCCGACCGCACCTGCCCCGGCTGAACGGCATGCCAAGGAAGACTCCTTCGCGTAGGTTTCCGTTCTAGTCCGCAAGGATCTTGTAGAGCGCCCGGCGCAATTCGTCCATCTTTTCGACGGCGGCAGCCCGCTGTTCCCCGGTCACTCCGGCGCGGAACTGGTGGATGGCACCCATGAGCTTGGCGATGCTCTGATGGAAGTCCCTGTCCGCACTGTCCGGTTCAGCGTTCCATGCGTTATCCATTTCCTCAGCGTGTTCCGCCACGTAGGCCCTCCCTGCATCGGTGAGGGCAAACTCAGTCCCGCGGCCTTCACTGAGCGCCTCAATCAAGCCCTCGTCCACCAGCTGCTGGAGCGTGGGATAGATGGATCCCGGGCTGGGCCGCCACACGCCGCCGGTCTTGGCGGCAATGGTCTTGATCAGTCCGTAACCATTGGACGGCGTCTCTGCCAGGAGTGACAGGATGGCCGCGCGCACGTCGCCACGACTGGCCCTCCGTCCGCCGCGGCCGAAGCCGGGGCCGAACCCGGGACCAAAACCCGGCCCGAATCCGGGGCCAAAACCGGGGCCAAACCCCGGCCCAAAGCCTGGACCGCGGTGCCCATGGGGCCCGCGATGGCCCCTCCCCCGCTCGAAGCGGCCCTTGCCGAACTCCGGGCCCGGAT
This region of Arthrobacter sp. DNA4 genomic DNA includes:
- a CDS encoding PadR family transcriptional regulator, with amino-acid sequence MKGIFDEKHPGPEFGKGRFERGRGHRGPHGHRGPGFGPGFGPGFGPGFGPGFGPGFGPGFGRGGRRASRGDVRAAILSLLAETPSNGYGLIKTIAAKTGGVWRPSPGSIYPTLQQLVDEGLIEALSEGRGTEFALTDAGRAYVAEHAEEMDNAWNAEPDSADRDFHQSIAKLMGAIHQFRAGVTGEQRAAAVEKMDELRRALYKILAD